A stretch of the Bacteroidota bacterium genome encodes the following:
- a CDS encoding cation diffusion facilitator family transporter, giving the protein MKNQAVKEKKKVALLSLFAAIFLTSFKLVVGLVTGSLGILSEALHSGLDMVAAAITFFAVRVSDKPGDFDHHYGHGKIENVSALAETLLLLVTCVWIIYEAVHRLTTGEVEIDVNIWSYVVVVSSIIIDVSRSRALNKAAKKHNSQALKADALHFSTDIWSSLVVLLGLICANFGFFIADSLAALGVAIIVISVSFRLGKKSIDVLLDKAPGDATMKIEKILFSVPEIIHYHDLRVREAGAQIFIEVSIHVAPDLNIEQAHIISDKIEEEIKVAVKRAEVHVHVEPEHNGLQNES; this is encoded by the coding sequence ATGAAAAACCAGGCAGTCAAGGAGAAAAAGAAAGTTGCATTACTATCGCTTTTCGCTGCGATTTTTCTGACCAGCTTTAAGCTTGTTGTAGGATTGGTGACAGGAAGCCTCGGAATTCTCTCCGAAGCTTTACATTCAGGATTGGATATGGTGGCTGCGGCCATTACTTTTTTTGCTGTAAGGGTTTCGGATAAACCTGGCGATTTCGATCATCACTATGGACATGGAAAAATCGAAAATGTGTCAGCTTTAGCTGAAACTCTGCTTTTATTAGTCACGTGTGTCTGGATAATATATGAAGCTGTACACCGGTTGACGACCGGAGAAGTAGAAATTGATGTGAATATCTGGAGCTACGTGGTAGTCGTTTCGTCAATTATTATTGATGTATCACGCTCCAGAGCCTTGAACAAGGCTGCAAAAAAACATAACAGCCAGGCACTGAAAGCCGATGCTCTGCATTTTTCCACAGATATCTGGAGCTCATTGGTTGTGCTATTAGGGCTGATATGCGCCAATTTTGGTTTTTTCATCGCTGACTCTCTCGCCGCCCTGGGAGTAGCCATCATTGTTATTTCTGTTTCGTTCCGTCTGGGCAAAAAATCAATTGATGTACTGCTGGATAAAGCACCAGGTGATGCGACGATGAAAATAGAAAAAATACTCTTCAGCGTCCCTGAAATCATTCACTATCATGATCTCAGGGTAAGAGAAGCCGGTGCCCAGATATTTATCGAAGTGTCCATACATGTCGCCCCTGACCTGAACATTGAACAGGCACATATAATTTCCGACAAAATTGAAGAGGAAATCAAAGTTGCAGTTAAAAGAGCTGAAGTTCATGTACATGTTGAACCAGAACACAATGGTCTTCAAAATGAAAGCTAG
- a CDS encoding glycoside hydrolase family 13 protein — MKSLVFNLILALFIIVFLSCSVMTADRTSDVPQWAKEVVWYQVFPERFCNGDTTNDPTYSDILGAWPHDTVLPWQVHPWTSDWYELQPYEKENGKDIWYNITRRRYGGDLQGILDKLDYLKQLGIGAIYLNPVFMAPSYHKYDAACYHHIDPNFGPNPEGDRKLIASEIPDDPSTWKWTSADSLMLKLIREVHQRGMKIILDGVFNHMGINSFAFQDVLKNQQNSRFKDWFVIKSFDDPAMGTRFDYEGWWGVKDMPILRETKKGLAEGPKKYIFASVKRWMDPGDNKDLSKGIDGWRLDVAAEIHHRFWQDFRTFVKSINPEAYLTGEIIDSTQAIRPYLQGDQFDAVMNYNFMFITSEYFIKGRYQCSVSRFDSLLKAHREAFTGDVNLVMQNLLGSHDTDRPSSRITNTRIESFLEKKHYFNKSKAKNPWYNTRKPDNDAYTILKLMIIFQMTYPGAPMIYYGDEVGMWGANDPCCRKPMIWDNMSFDSASFLPDGRKSHQTDAVNIERFVFNHYKRMTGIRNTYKVLQLGDFQTIYINDPDEIYAFSRNYEGQQAIIFLNNNNKRRIIEIPTGFEGKFVDVLNDNATVIITGQKLSLTLYPKWGKILIRQ, encoded by the coding sequence ATGAAATCATTAGTCTTCAATCTGATCCTGGCACTTTTCATCATCGTATTTTTAAGTTGCAGTGTTATGACGGCAGATAGAACGTCGGATGTTCCGCAGTGGGCGAAAGAAGTTGTATGGTACCAGGTGTTCCCGGAGCGTTTCTGCAATGGGGATACGACAAATGATCCGACATATAGTGATATCCTGGGAGCGTGGCCCCACGATACAGTACTGCCATGGCAGGTGCATCCCTGGACATCAGACTGGTACGAGCTGCAGCCCTATGAAAAAGAAAACGGGAAAGATATATGGTATAACATCACACGGCGGAGATATGGCGGCGACCTGCAGGGCATCCTTGATAAACTCGATTATCTGAAACAACTTGGCATCGGGGCCATTTATCTCAATCCTGTTTTTATGGCGCCTTCATACCATAAATACGATGCAGCCTGTTACCACCATATCGATCCTAACTTCGGACCAAATCCTGAGGGTGATAGAAAACTGATTGCATCCGAGATCCCCGACGATCCTTCAACGTGGAAATGGACATCGGCTGACTCCCTCATGCTTAAGCTCATCCGTGAGGTTCATCAACGCGGAATGAAAATCATCCTCGACGGCGTATTCAACCATATGGGCATTAATAGCTTTGCATTTCAGGATGTACTGAAAAACCAGCAGAATTCACGTTTCAAGGATTGGTTCGTCATTAAATCATTTGATGATCCTGCAATGGGAACCCGGTTTGATTATGAAGGCTGGTGGGGTGTCAAAGATATGCCGATATTGAGAGAGACTAAAAAAGGACTTGCAGAAGGTCCAAAAAAATACATTTTTGCTTCAGTGAAACGATGGATGGATCCCGGTGACAATAAGGATTTATCAAAAGGAATCGACGGGTGGCGGCTGGATGTCGCCGCCGAAATCCATCACCGCTTCTGGCAGGATTTCAGGACATTTGTCAAATCCATAAATCCTGAAGCATACCTGACTGGTGAGATCATTGACTCGACGCAGGCTATTAGGCCCTATTTACAGGGAGATCAGTTCGATGCAGTGATGAATTACAATTTCATGTTTATCACCAGCGAATATTTCATCAAGGGTAGGTACCAGTGTTCGGTGAGCAGGTTCGACAGCCTTCTCAAAGCTCACAGGGAAGCCTTTACCGGTGATGTCAATCTCGTCATGCAAAACCTTCTTGGAAGCCACGACACTGACAGGCCCTCATCACGGATAACCAATACCCGTATTGAAAGCTTTCTCGAAAAAAAACATTATTTCAATAAATCCAAGGCAAAGAATCCCTGGTATAATACGCGTAAGCCTGATAATGATGCGTATACTATCCTCAAACTAATGATTATTTTTCAGATGACATACCCCGGAGCGCCAATGATTTATTATGGTGATGAAGTTGGGATGTGGGGTGCCAATGATCCCTGCTGCCGGAAACCAATGATATGGGACAACATGTCTTTCGACAGCGCCTCTTTCCTCCCTGATGGCAGAAAAAGCCACCAAACCGATGCTGTGAATATCGAAAGATTCGTGTTTAACCATTATAAACGAATGACCGGTATCAGAAACACTTATAAAGTGTTACAACTTGGCGACTTTCAGACCATATATATTAATGATCCGGACGAGATATATGCATTTTCCAGAAATTATGAAGGACAACAGGCAATCATTTTCCTGAACAATAATAATAAAAGGAGAATAATAGAAATTCCCACTGGTTTTGAAGGTAAGTTCGTGGATGTGCTGAATGATAATGCAACGGTCATCATTACAGGACAAAAGCTCAGCCTGACCCTTTATCCCAAATGGGGAAAAATATTGATCAGGCAATAA
- a CDS encoding aspartyl protease family protein, producing MIFNILSKYLIISTSVLFLSQTASPQQVGFTLTSGHKRTDIPFENFNNLIIIPVTLKGILPCKFILDSGVSTNILTERSLCDILGVTCDRMVSIPVIGSREKIDACVIGNIDMTLPGISGKNLNMLVLEEDFLNLRNYLGINVFGIIGFDILRHFVVKIDFTTKMLTFITPEHFRPPKRYLALKVEFENNKPYLAAGVNLTGDTIIPCRLMVDLGASHTILFELPENNDIRLPFAKINAAVGRGLGGDIEGFFTRIHELSLGNFTLTDVVVSFSPDYKINDKTDDPILQGTLGGEILSRFDIILDYFNKKIYLKKNYTYIEPFEYNLSGIELIASGTDLKKFEVISVLPGSPAEKAGIKNGNLILAVNGISAIDLTLNEINHTLRSKPGRMVKLKIDSNGQILKVKFRLEKMI from the coding sequence ATGATCTTCAATATATTATCAAAATATCTCATCATTTCAACCAGTGTATTATTCTTAAGTCAGACAGCCTCTCCGCAGCAGGTTGGATTTACACTTACCTCCGGGCATAAACGGACTGATATACCTTTTGAGAATTTTAATAACCTGATCATTATTCCGGTCACATTGAAGGGAATCCTGCCCTGCAAGTTCATTCTTGACTCTGGTGTGAGCACTAACATTCTTACCGAACGGTCGTTGTGCGATATCCTGGGCGTAACGTGCGACCGCATGGTGAGCATACCTGTCATCGGAAGCAGGGAAAAAATCGATGCCTGTGTTATTGGGAACATCGATATGACTTTACCCGGAATATCAGGAAAGAACCTGAATATGCTTGTCCTTGAAGAGGATTTTCTCAACCTCAGGAATTATCTTGGTATAAATGTGTTTGGGATAATAGGATTTGATATCCTGCGCCATTTTGTCGTTAAGATAGACTTTACGACAAAAATGTTAACATTCATCACTCCGGAGCACTTCCGGCCACCCAAAAGATACTTAGCACTTAAGGTTGAATTCGAAAATAACAAGCCTTATCTGGCAGCTGGCGTTAATTTAACAGGTGATACCATAATACCATGCAGACTAATGGTTGATCTTGGTGCTAGCCATACTATCCTTTTCGAACTACCTGAAAATAATGATATCCGACTTCCCTTTGCGAAGATCAATGCTGCAGTCGGAAGGGGACTGGGTGGCGATATTGAAGGCTTCTTCACCAGAATACACGAACTCAGTCTGGGTAACTTTACCCTCACTGACGTTGTAGTGTCGTTTTCACCTGATTATAAGATCAATGACAAAACAGATGACCCGATCTTACAAGGAACACTCGGAGGAGAAATTCTCAGCCGTTTCGATATCATACTCGATTATTTTAATAAAAAAATTTACCTGAAGAAAAATTACACCTACATTGAACCTTTTGAATATAACCTCAGCGGTATCGAGCTGATAGCCTCAGGCACCGATCTGAAAAAGTTTGAGGTTATTTCGGTACTGCCCGGGTCACCTGCCGAAAAAGCAGGCATAAAAAACGGTAATCTGATTCTCGCAGTAAACGGTATCAGTGCCATTGATCTGACGCTCAATGAGATCAACCATACTCTTCGTTCAAAGCCAGGAAGGATGGTTAAATTAAAAATTGACAGCAATGGACAGATTCTGAAGGTGAAGTTCAGGTTGGAGAAGATGATATAG
- a CDS encoding alpha-amylase family glycosyl hydrolase, which translates to MEHHTLFESLRSYWTELYPAIPLNALREFTGELETLKKSVQFEPLEPQWYKDAVVYSLYVDLFNKDFAGLIEKLDYLKSLGVNCLWLLPILKSPMRDAGFDISDYRSIRPDLLGLPHSASDAERERVFIHFLQQAHENGIKVIFDIAINHTSEEHPWFMESRISSFGRYRDYYIWNSDDKKYSDARIIFKGLCASNWEKYGDAYYFHRFFEFQPDLNYHNPEVLLEMSKNLLFWLAKGVDGFRADAIPYIWKEEGTACENLHQAHVVVKFFRAVLDYVRPDTLLLAEACQKPNEVVKYFGNGDECHAGYHFPLMPQMFKALAMNDKSPVELTLSLDVTPGIPDNSQWFTFLRCHDELSLELVYVTEEDRKFIHDSYCRKPEWDFRLGQGISARLAELMDRDPRKIGLIFSVMLTLPGTPVVYYGDEFGKLNDEKYYSEMIRLTGKNDTRFLVRGMINWNELDEQLNLPGSYYASVYQQIKNQINIRRRFRCFGRGVIKWVNITDSTQKPTTAVLSFIRSYRSENIYVLNNLSPEHLTLKLPDDMDIAAPVDLLGARVDVDDQRNLYLLPYGYLWLTIRDNGKE; encoded by the coding sequence ATGGAACATCACACTCTTTTTGAATCGCTAAGAAGCTATTGGACTGAATTATATCCCGCGATTCCGCTGAACGCATTAAGGGAATTTACCGGTGAACTGGAAACACTGAAAAAGAGCGTGCAATTTGAACCTCTTGAACCACAGTGGTATAAAGATGCGGTAGTATATTCCCTCTACGTCGATCTTTTCAATAAGGATTTTGCTGGATTGATCGAAAAGTTGGATTATCTGAAAAGTCTGGGAGTCAACTGTCTGTGGCTTCTTCCCATTTTGAAATCACCGATGCGGGATGCGGGATTTGATATCTCCGATTACCGCAGCATCAGACCTGATTTGTTGGGATTGCCTCACTCAGCCTCCGATGCGGAAAGGGAACGGGTCTTTATTCATTTTCTCCAACAAGCACATGAGAATGGGATTAAGGTGATTTTTGACATAGCCATTAACCATACCTCCGAAGAGCATCCGTGGTTTATGGAATCGCGCATATCCTCCTTTGGCAGGTATAGGGATTATTATATATGGAATAGTGACGACAAAAAATATTCTGACGCCCGCATTATTTTTAAAGGATTGTGTGCGAGCAATTGGGAAAAATATGGTGATGCCTATTATTTCCACCGTTTTTTTGAATTCCAGCCCGATCTGAACTACCATAATCCTGAAGTCCTGCTTGAAATGTCAAAGAATTTGCTTTTCTGGCTGGCAAAGGGCGTTGATGGTTTCAGGGCTGATGCTATACCATACATTTGGAAAGAAGAAGGCACTGCCTGTGAAAACCTGCACCAGGCACATGTTGTGGTGAAATTTTTTAGGGCTGTGCTGGATTATGTGAGGCCAGATACATTGCTCCTTGCCGAGGCCTGCCAGAAACCAAATGAAGTTGTCAAATACTTTGGCAATGGCGATGAGTGCCATGCAGGTTATCATTTTCCGCTAATGCCTCAGATGTTCAAGGCTCTGGCTATGAACGACAAAAGCCCTGTTGAACTGACACTCAGCCTGGATGTCACACCTGGTATACCGGATAACAGCCAGTGGTTCACTTTTCTCCGGTGCCACGATGAACTTAGTCTGGAACTGGTGTATGTTACTGAAGAAGACCGGAAATTCATTCACGACAGCTATTGCAGGAAGCCGGAATGGGATTTCCGCCTCGGACAGGGTATATCGGCCCGGTTAGCCGAACTGATGGACAGGGATCCACGGAAAATAGGACTGATCTTTTCTGTAATGCTTACCCTGCCTGGCACACCTGTAGTATATTACGGCGATGAATTCGGAAAATTGAACGATGAAAAATATTATTCGGAGATGATTCGTTTGACAGGGAAAAATGATACCCGTTTTCTTGTTAGGGGAATGATCAACTGGAATGAATTGGATGAACAGCTTAATCTGCCTGGCAGCTATTATGCTTCGGTGTATCAACAGATTAAAAATCAGATCAATATACGCAGGAGATTCCGGTGTTTTGGCAGAGGTGTCATTAAATGGGTGAATATCACTGACTCAACCCAAAAACCTACGACAGCAGTGTTATCCTTCATCAGAAGCTACCGGAGTGAAAATATTTATGTTTTAAATAACCTGTCGCCTGAACATTTGACCCTTAAACTGCCGGATGACATGGATATTGCCGCACCTGTTGACCTGCTCGGTGCCAGGGTTGATGTGGATGATCAGCGTAATTTATATCTGTTACCCTATGGCTATTTATGGCTCACTATCAGAGATAACGGCAAGGAATAA
- a CDS encoding ATP-binding protein: MDSEQLKNRVDILRKVEVFKDTPEDILQGIAGVLKEHVVKKEEIIFRKCDVGHSMYIIGSGSVRVHVGDYVITRMGQGRVFGEYALFDKETRSASVTAEEETCLLELEQSDFTNLMASNLDMIKGVVKIVVKRIREMNELERKLAQSYIKIQKQNEEIARQNESITEQKKELEKKNVQLLQLNEEKHHLINVLAQDLRNPLTSSLCLADLLKSQTTDLSKEQVKSIEVIHKSIKRINHIINQVLDINEIESKSISLKPEVTNLLILLNEISEIYTYALAQKNIQLHLDGSDLFVKVDPIYAALIFENILSNAIKFSPDGKNIYIRLIKKEDMAVVEIIDEGPGISEDDVKKLFGKYQKQSYQSIGQDETQGIGLSIVKKYTEAMKGKIWCSSKLGKGATIGVEFKLYQPSMS; this comes from the coding sequence ATGGATTCAGAGCAACTAAAGAACAGGGTGGATATCCTCAGGAAGGTGGAGGTTTTTAAGGATACGCCGGAAGATATCCTGCAGGGAATAGCCGGTGTTCTTAAAGAACATGTTGTAAAGAAAGAGGAGATTATCTTCCGGAAATGTGATGTAGGCCATTCCATGTATATCATCGGGAGTGGTTCGGTGAGGGTGCACGTTGGGGATTATGTCATCACACGCATGGGACAGGGCAGGGTATTCGGAGAATATGCCCTTTTTGACAAGGAGACCCGGTCGGCATCCGTTACTGCCGAAGAAGAAACATGCTTGCTGGAACTTGAACAGTCGGACTTTACGAATTTAATGGCTTCCAACCTCGATATGATAAAAGGGGTTGTTAAAATTGTCGTCAAACGTATCCGTGAAATGAATGAACTGGAAAGAAAACTTGCGCAGAGCTATATAAAAATCCAGAAACAAAATGAAGAGATAGCCAGGCAGAACGAGAGTATCACAGAGCAGAAGAAGGAATTGGAAAAGAAGAATGTGCAGCTCTTACAGCTCAATGAAGAAAAACATCATCTCATCAATGTCCTGGCCCAGGACCTGCGGAATCCCCTCACAAGCAGCCTGTGCCTCGCCGACCTGCTTAAATCACAGACCACAGACCTTTCAAAAGAGCAGGTCAAATCAATCGAAGTGATTCATAAATCCATAAAACGGATCAATCATATTATCAACCAGGTGCTCGACATCAATGAAATTGAGAGCAAAAGCATAAGCCTGAAGCCGGAAGTGACGAATTTGTTAATTCTTCTGAATGAAATCAGTGAGATCTATACTTATGCCCTGGCACAAAAGAATATTCAGTTACATCTTGATGGCAGCGACCTGTTTGTGAAGGTCGATCCGATTTATGCCGCACTGATATTTGAAAATATCCTGTCGAATGCCATAAAATTTTCACCCGACGGTAAAAATATCTATATCAGATTGATAAAAAAAGAGGATATGGCTGTTGTTGAGATTATCGATGAAGGTCCGGGTATAAGTGAGGATGATGTGAAGAAGCTCTTCGGTAAGTACCAGAAACAAAGTTACCAAAGTATAGGACAAGATGAAACACAGGGCATTGGCCTGTCTATAGTAAAAAAATACACCGAGGCCATGAAAGGTAAGATATGGTGCAGCAGTAAACTTGGAAAAGGCGCAACAATTGGTGTTGAATTCAAACTATATCAGCCTTCAATGTCATAA